Below is a genomic region from Prochlorococcus marinus str. MIT 0918.
CAGATGACCTAGAAAGGTATTCTAGGCATCTTGTTCTTCCAGAAATAGGTCGTAAAGGACAAGAAAAATTAAAAAGTAGTTCTGTTTTATGTATTGGATGTGGCGGACTTGGTTCTCCATTATTAATGTACCTTTCAGCAGCTGGTGTAGGCCATATTGGTCTTGTTGATTCTGATTTAGTAGAAAAATCAAATCTTCAAAGACAAATCATTCATGGATCAGATTGGATTGGAAAAGAAAAGACTTTTTCGGCAAAATCGCGAATTCATTTAATCAATCCAAATTGTAAAGTTACCATATATAATACTATTCTTGATCAAGACAATGCTTTAAAAATTATAGATCCATATGATGTTATTTGTGATTGCACAGATAATTTTAAAAGTCGATATTTAATTAATGATGCCAGTGTCATTCTTGGGAAACCAAATATTTATGGTGCAATTCAAAGATTTGAAGGACATTCAACAGTATTTAACTTAACCAAAGATAGCCCTAATCTTAGAGATTTTCTCCCTAGCCCACCACCAAATAATTTATTACCATCATGTAGTGAAGCAGGTGTCTTAGGAATACTTCCAGGCATAATAGGATTAATCCAAGCTACAGAAACTATTAAGATTATTACTAATATAGGTGAGCCATTAGATGGAAGAATAGTAATATTTGATGCCTTAAGGATGAAATTTAAGGAACTAACATTATATAAAGATAATACAAGAAAGCCTATAAAAAAACTAAGCGAATATAAAGAAATGGATATCAATCTTAAACATAATCAAGGTGAATCTGTAGATTTTATAATTGAAAGAGTCTCAGCAAAAGAGCTCAAACATCAACTGAAAATAAATCCTAGTAAGATTCTTCTAGTTGATGTCAGAACAGATCATGAATTCCAATTAAATTCTATTAAAGAATCTACTTTAATACCACTAGAAAATATTAGAAATGGAAAAGATATTGAAAAAATTAAAAAGCTTTCGGCTAAGAAAAAAATCTATATTTACTGCGAGAAAGGAACAAGATCGATAAAAGCTATTCTCTTATTAAAAAGATATGGGATAAATGCGATAAATGTTGATGGAGGTATTTCAGCATGGAGCAAAGAGGAATTTCCTAATTAATAATCTACTCCTTTTTTAAGATGAACTCCTTTTTCTGCATAATGTTTATGGCAAACCATCTCAGAATGTACACTTGCTAAATCAAAATAAGGAGGGTGATTTTTACACCGACCTGTAATAATGACTTCTGTTTCAGTGGGTTTACGAAGTAAGGTTTCTACAATGGGTTCAACAGGAATAAGCTCTAAATCAACTGTAGGGTTAAGCTCATCCAAAATCACTGTTTTATAAAGACCACTACTAATAGCAGCTCTAGCAATTTCCCAAGCTCGTTCTGCTTCAACATAGTCAATTGACTGTTGCTGGCCTCGCCAAACAATAGCATCCCTACCTGAACGAAGATGATCAACTAAATGAGGATAACTTTCACGAAGAGCTGCAATTGCAGCATCTTCTGTATATCCATTCCCTCCTTTAAGCCATTGCAAAATTAAAACTCTATGACTTTTATCTTGGCTAATGCCTTTACCAATAGCCTGCAAAGCCTTACCTAAAGCACTAGTGGACTTACCTTTACCTTCACCTGTATAAATTTCTATACCACCAATTAAACTCGGTGGAGAATGTTCTAATTCATTAGCTTTTGGTCTGCGATGAGCTCTCATTTCAGAATGTAATTCTGCTATTTGAATTAGAGGTTGGGGGGCAGCACGGCCTGTAACAATAATCTCCATGCCATCAGGCCTAGAAGCA
It encodes:
- the moeB gene encoding molybdopterin-synthase adenylyltransferase MoeB, with translation MEKTNSINSELNSDDLERYSRHLVLPEIGRKGQEKLKSSSVLCIGCGGLGSPLLMYLSAAGVGHIGLVDSDLVEKSNLQRQIIHGSDWIGKEKTFSAKSRIHLINPNCKVTIYNTILDQDNALKIIDPYDVICDCTDNFKSRYLINDASVILGKPNIYGAIQRFEGHSTVFNLTKDSPNLRDFLPSPPPNNLLPSCSEAGVLGILPGIIGLIQATETIKIITNIGEPLDGRIVIFDALRMKFKELTLYKDNTRKPIKKLSEYKEMDINLKHNQGESVDFIIERVSAKELKHQLKINPSKILLVDVRTDHEFQLNSIKESTLIPLENIRNGKDIEKIKKLSAKKKIYIYCEKGTRSIKAILLLKRYGINAINVDGGISAWSKEEFPN
- a CDS encoding cob(I)yrinic acid a,c-diamide adenosyltransferase, coding for MKDSSQQHSSSRKSKNSIGIVTAAHSKERIHGQLHIYDGEGKGKSQAALGVVLRTIGLGICEKRRTRVLLLRFLKGPGRSYDEDPAIEALQQGFPHLIDQVRTGRGDFFTAEESIAFDKSEAKRGWDIAKGAIASALYSVVVLDELNPVLDLGLLPVAEVVQTIASRPDGMEIIVTGRAAPQPLIQIAELHSEMRAHRRPKANELEHSPPSLIGGIEIYTGEGKGKSTSALGKALQAIGKGISQDKSHRVLILQWLKGGNGYTEDAAIAALRESYPHLVDHLRSGRDAIVWRGQQQSIDYVEAERAWEIARAAISSGLYKTVILDELNPTVDLELIPVEPIVETLLRKPTETEVIITGRCKNHPPYFDLASVHSEMVCHKHYAEKGVHLKKGVDY